One genomic region from Arthrobacter sp. YN encodes:
- a CDS encoding LacI family DNA-binding transcriptional regulator, with product MATRADVASLANVSPAVVSYVINGGPRPVSREARARVNAAIEALDYRPNAVASALRGGSTKTVGLLIPSPVNPYFAELAEVIEHELLQAGYLLSVGITHEDAKLQRTHVRSLIDRRADGLLLISSDALAKVREHKEQLPPIVVVDRVDDTDSTSCVHVDNIQGAATAVEHLQSWGHQRIACISGPWPLRTSKDRVQGWREQQQRAAAPHSSDLVAQGAFTPQGGAEAAEALLNPDHRQPGYEKPTALFVSSDAQAHGALHACGRLGLRVPEDISIVSFDGTQSARFTQPPLTTLRQPLKDIGATAVRLLLARIASPQEPKKTIVFQGNLVVGGSCAAPRH from the coding sequence ATGGCGACGCGAGCAGACGTTGCGTCATTGGCGAACGTGTCTCCGGCAGTCGTCAGCTATGTCATTAACGGGGGACCCAGGCCGGTCTCGCGGGAAGCCCGGGCACGCGTCAATGCGGCCATTGAGGCTCTGGACTATCGGCCCAATGCGGTGGCTTCCGCGCTTCGTGGAGGATCCACCAAAACGGTTGGCCTCCTCATCCCGAGCCCGGTTAACCCTTACTTTGCGGAACTTGCCGAGGTCATTGAGCACGAACTGCTCCAAGCTGGATATCTGCTCTCAGTGGGTATCACCCACGAGGATGCCAAGCTGCAAAGAACCCATGTCCGCTCCTTGATTGACCGAAGGGCAGATGGGCTGCTCTTGATCTCCTCGGACGCCCTGGCGAAGGTCCGCGAACATAAGGAACAACTGCCGCCAATTGTGGTGGTTGACCGCGTAGACGACACAGATTCCACCTCTTGTGTCCACGTGGACAATATCCAGGGTGCGGCCACCGCCGTCGAGCATCTCCAAAGCTGGGGCCACCAGCGCATCGCCTGTATCAGCGGACCCTGGCCCCTGAGAACCAGCAAGGACCGGGTGCAAGGGTGGCGGGAACAGCAACAGCGTGCGGCTGCGCCGCATTCTTCAGATCTCGTGGCGCAGGGGGCGTTCACTCCTCAAGGGGGAGCCGAAGCCGCGGAGGCCCTGCTGAACCCCGATCACAGGCAACCCGGATATGAAAAACCGACCGCGCTGTTTGTCAGTTCCGACGCGCAGGCCCATGGGGCCCTGCATGCCTGCGGCCGCCTGGGCCTGCGTGTTCCCGAGGATATCTCCATCGTTTCATTCGACGGAACTCAATCCGCACGGTTTACACAGCCGCCTCTGACGACGCTGCGGCAGCCCCTCAAAGACATCGGAGCCACCGCTGTCCGGCTCCTGCTCGCAAGAATCGCGTCGCCCCAGGAACCAAAGAAGACAATCGTGTTCCAAGGAAACCTGGTGGTGGGCGGAAGTTGCGCCGCGCCCCGTCATTAG
- a CDS encoding ribokinase, whose product MSSKSTVLVVGSANMDYIVKVVVPPEPGETVLAKALVKHAGGKGANQAVAAARMGAKVRFVGCVGDDRDGENLLRALRQEGVDTAAVEIAAHEQTGLALVSVFESGENSITVVPGANYALHANRVRRAIGSDANPPVVVLQAEIRPEVIHAAVDAAAQRDSRIVLNLAPYQAMPEVTLSFCDPLIVNESEAAAMVGFPVTDHDSAQRALKVLRNYVRSAVITMGAQGACWSDSSGEGLVGAPTVDAVVDTTGAGDAFVGALAAELSAGATLEQATTVGVEAGSFAVGRFGAQSSYPMRDELGSVTASLS is encoded by the coding sequence GTGAGCAGCAAGAGCACCGTTCTGGTGGTGGGATCCGCAAACATGGACTACATCGTAAAAGTCGTCGTCCCACCGGAACCGGGCGAAACCGTCCTCGCCAAGGCACTGGTCAAGCATGCTGGAGGAAAGGGGGCCAACCAAGCCGTAGCCGCAGCCCGCATGGGTGCCAAGGTCCGGTTCGTTGGATGCGTGGGGGATGACAGGGACGGCGAAAACCTGCTGCGCGCCCTGCGCCAGGAAGGGGTTGATACCGCAGCTGTGGAAATAGCGGCACACGAACAGACTGGCCTTGCCCTGGTGTCAGTGTTCGAAAGCGGCGAAAACTCCATTACGGTTGTCCCCGGCGCCAACTACGCCCTGCACGCGAACAGGGTCCGCAGGGCCATCGGATCGGACGCCAACCCGCCCGTTGTGGTCTTGCAGGCGGAGATCAGGCCGGAAGTCATTCACGCAGCCGTCGATGCCGCCGCACAAAGAGATAGCCGGATTGTCCTGAACCTGGCTCCTTACCAGGCGATGCCCGAGGTGACACTATCTTTCTGCGACCCACTCATCGTGAACGAATCCGAAGCCGCCGCAATGGTTGGCTTCCCAGTGACCGATCATGACTCGGCACAGCGTGCCCTCAAAGTGCTGCGCAACTATGTGCGGTCGGCCGTGATCACGATGGGCGCACAGGGAGCCTGCTGGTCCGATAGCTCCGGGGAAGGACTCGTTGGAGCCCCCACCGTGGACGCCGTTGTGGATACCACCGGCGCCGGCGACGCTTTCGTGGGGGCTTTGGCTGCGGAACTGTCAGCCGGCGCAACCCTCGAGCAAGCAACTACCGTGGGCGTTGAAGCAGGAAGCTTCGCTGTGGGCCGGTTCGGCGCACAGTCTTCTTATCCCATGCGTGATGAACTGGGGTCGGTGACAGCTAGTCTTTCTTAG
- a CDS encoding carbohydrate ABC transporter permease yields MSLTKQSTAMAFERKTQFKKHDAGTGSSRRLRTKGAGIFMPVAITLLAIFSLGPIVLFFFNALKTQGELATNPLGLPTTWEWGNFIRAWEQANMGAGITNSVIIVGGTVLGTCIVAGCAAYALARLDIKGGNSFITYLLVTSSLPMQMFLVPLFYIWSNFGLYDTQLGLIIIYIALFSPFATLLLRSFMLTLPKEFEEAARMDGAGELKVLFRVVLPNALPGLFTVALVTGLSAYNEFLFAITFIQNSDLLPVSTTLFSFQQGYTQDFTLISAAGIIMIAPMLILFLILQRRFIDGLASSGLGGS; encoded by the coding sequence ATGAGTCTCACAAAGCAGTCAACAGCCATGGCCTTTGAGCGGAAAACGCAATTCAAAAAGCACGACGCCGGGACCGGAAGTTCCCGCCGACTACGCACCAAGGGCGCTGGCATCTTTATGCCAGTCGCCATTACCTTGCTTGCGATTTTCTCCCTCGGCCCGATCGTCCTCTTCTTCTTCAACGCCCTCAAAACACAGGGCGAACTCGCAACGAATCCGCTGGGCCTGCCCACAACCTGGGAATGGGGAAACTTCATCAGAGCCTGGGAACAGGCGAACATGGGGGCCGGCATCACCAACTCCGTCATCATCGTTGGCGGCACCGTACTGGGCACCTGCATCGTGGCCGGGTGCGCGGCATACGCTTTGGCCCGCCTTGATATCAAGGGAGGCAATTCGTTCATCACCTACCTTCTGGTCACCAGCTCGCTGCCGATGCAGATGTTCCTCGTCCCCTTGTTCTACATCTGGTCCAACTTCGGACTCTATGACACGCAGCTGGGCCTGATCATCATCTACATCGCCCTGTTCTCCCCGTTCGCGACACTGCTCCTGAGGTCGTTCATGCTCACCCTTCCGAAAGAGTTCGAAGAAGCGGCCCGCATGGACGGTGCAGGGGAACTTAAGGTGCTCTTCCGCGTGGTGCTCCCCAACGCCCTGCCCGGGCTTTTCACCGTCGCGTTGGTGACTGGTCTATCTGCCTACAACGAGTTCCTTTTCGCCATCACCTTTATTCAGAACAGTGACCTGTTGCCCGTTTCTACAACGCTCTTCTCTTTCCAGCAGGGCTACACTCAGGACTTCACCCTGATCAGCGCAGCGGGCATCATCATGATCGCACCGATGTTGATCCTGTTCCTGATACTTCAGCGCCGCTTCATCGACGGACTTGCCTCGTCCGGATTGGGAGGTTCATAA
- a CDS encoding carbohydrate ABC transporter permease: protein MTTVLPHGAAVGQAPTRRPRRWKRLLRDNSVKGWIFMVPLILVNVVVILIPGISAVYYSLTDWSGIGDATFIGFANYVEMFSNEAFANALWHNIIWTIFFLIVPMTMGLFGAYALSRLRRFALFFRVAFFIPYIIATVVIASIWRVLLSPDVGLGKILGINFLGESEWALGAVAFINNWAWWGFLVVVFLASMQGINPSLYEAASLDGASPARQFISITLPAIRPTFMFLGLMTIIWSFLSFDYVYILTQGGPAGSTEVLSTLLYREAFTNLNAGYASAIGVIMAAITGVVVAAYLWIRKTRDWEI from the coding sequence ATGACAACCGTGCTTCCTCATGGAGCTGCTGTGGGGCAGGCCCCCACGCGTCGGCCCAGGCGGTGGAAACGGCTCCTGAGGGACAACTCCGTCAAGGGGTGGATCTTCATGGTTCCGCTGATCCTCGTCAACGTGGTGGTCATTCTGATCCCGGGCATCAGCGCTGTCTACTATTCCCTCACCGACTGGAGCGGCATCGGGGATGCAACTTTCATCGGCTTCGCAAACTACGTTGAAATGTTTTCCAACGAGGCTTTCGCCAACGCACTTTGGCACAACATCATTTGGACCATCTTCTTCTTGATCGTTCCTATGACGATGGGGCTGTTTGGTGCCTACGCGCTCAGCAGGCTGCGTCGGTTTGCCCTCTTTTTCCGGGTAGCGTTCTTCATCCCGTACATCATCGCCACAGTCGTGATCGCCTCTATCTGGCGTGTCCTGCTTTCCCCTGACGTTGGACTCGGCAAGATCCTGGGCATTAACTTCCTGGGGGAAAGTGAATGGGCCCTGGGCGCGGTCGCCTTCATCAACAACTGGGCGTGGTGGGGGTTCCTGGTGGTGGTCTTCCTCGCTTCCATGCAAGGCATCAATCCGAGCCTTTACGAGGCGGCATCCTTGGACGGCGCCAGCCCGGCCCGGCAATTTATCTCCATCACCCTTCCGGCCATCCGCCCCACGTTCATGTTCCTGGGACTCATGACCATCATCTGGTCATTCCTGTCCTTTGACTACGTTTACATCCTCACCCAGGGCGGCCCTGCTGGTTCCACTGAGGTTCTCTCAACGCTGCTTTATCGTGAAGCTTTCACCAACCTCAATGCAGGCTATGCCTCTGCAATCGGGGTCATTATGGCGGCAATCACCGGCGTGGTTGTCGCAGCCTACCTATGGATCAGAAAGACGAGGGACTGGGAAATATGA
- a CDS encoding ABC transporter substrate-binding protein — protein sequence MNIDRRGFLALTGAVSLAGVLAACSGGGNSGSSAGGKIQFWNFFADADNEKYFREHFVKAYKGSKEVELTVKSNDTIDRLVQTALAAGKGPDLILTPGPSQVAAYQSAGYLADLTEYAQKYKWNDVLAPWSLEASKIDGKLVTLPTQYESMAFYFNPAVLEKNKLTVPDSRESFEAFCTEAAGKGMVPIAAGNADWKGANEWHLSVFLNHHAGGEAVYSALTGKTPWTDPIFVDTIELLSGYFKKGWFGGSVDAYFTNQFPKLYKQLASGEAAGMVSGTWEMGNMRPYFGKEAGNDADWDWTTFPSLRKEVPNEVWDLGIGQSTGINSKSADVAAAAEYLNFLATDVKTLTKAIEEVSWPATPLKLELADFSANADPRLSRLYTELPVAKNIGYLTWTFYPQETETYMIQEFEKVITDKMSAKDFCAGIQERFAKEFADGKVPTAPKPSGLAS from the coding sequence ATGAACATCGACCGACGCGGATTCCTCGCACTGACCGGCGCAGTAAGTCTTGCAGGAGTATTGGCAGCGTGCAGCGGCGGGGGCAACAGCGGCTCCAGCGCAGGCGGGAAGATCCAGTTCTGGAACTTCTTCGCGGACGCGGACAACGAAAAATACTTCCGCGAACACTTCGTCAAAGCCTACAAAGGCTCCAAAGAAGTCGAACTGACCGTCAAATCCAATGACACGATCGACCGCCTCGTCCAGACCGCACTGGCTGCAGGAAAAGGACCCGATCTCATCCTCACCCCCGGGCCATCACAGGTTGCCGCGTATCAAAGCGCGGGCTATTTGGCCGACCTGACCGAATACGCTCAAAAGTACAAATGGAACGACGTCCTGGCCCCGTGGTCTCTGGAAGCATCCAAAATTGACGGCAAGCTGGTCACCTTGCCTACTCAGTACGAGTCCATGGCGTTCTACTTCAATCCTGCCGTTCTGGAAAAGAACAAGCTCACAGTCCCGGACTCCCGCGAGAGCTTCGAAGCGTTCTGCACTGAAGCCGCGGGCAAGGGTATGGTCCCCATCGCCGCGGGCAATGCCGACTGGAAGGGCGCCAACGAATGGCACCTGTCCGTCTTCCTGAACCACCATGCAGGCGGCGAAGCCGTGTACTCCGCCCTGACCGGCAAAACCCCGTGGACGGACCCGATATTCGTCGACACCATCGAACTTCTCTCCGGATACTTCAAGAAGGGTTGGTTCGGCGGTTCCGTGGACGCCTACTTCACCAACCAGTTCCCCAAACTCTATAAGCAGCTCGCATCCGGCGAAGCCGCAGGCATGGTTTCCGGAACCTGGGAAATGGGCAACATGCGTCCCTACTTCGGCAAGGAAGCCGGCAACGACGCTGACTGGGACTGGACAACGTTCCCGTCACTGCGCAAAGAAGTCCCCAACGAAGTTTGGGACCTCGGCATCGGTCAATCAACGGGTATCAACTCCAAATCCGCTGACGTGGCGGCGGCCGCTGAGTACTTGAACTTCCTGGCCACCGACGTCAAGACCCTTACAAAGGCGATCGAGGAAGTCAGCTGGCCGGCCACCCCCTTGAAGCTGGAGCTGGCAGATTTCTCCGCCAACGCCGACCCGCGGCTCAGCCGCCTCTACACGGAGCTCCCCGTCGCGAAGAACATCGGTTACCTGACCTGGACGTTCTACCCCCAGGAAACCGAAACGTACATGATTCAAGAGTTTGAAAAGGTCATCACGGACAAAATGTCCGCAAAAGACTTCTGCGCCGGCATCCAGGAGCGATTCGCCAAAGAATTCGCTGACGGGAAGGTACCTACTGCGCCCAAGCCTTCGGGGCTGGCGTCATGA
- a CDS encoding ADP-ribosylglycohydrolase family protein, translating into MAEPSPHFPSTAFDPLSAWDLLRDEIRQRQETGYDVADVARRASTVDPRNRQQVLLLLDELASLQRSADWDYAEPEGVEAIRESLPAAPPVTEAESSTLADKIHAAWLGRIAGCNLGKPVELGDYWTSDHIKAYLQLAGAYPLRDYVPALDPMPTGFELRECWTETTLGNVNGSSRDDDIDYSILALHLLETHGADLSPEHVADAWTALLPLRQVFTAERAAYINITNGLTGPDIANYRNPYREWIGAQIRGDVYGYVFPGDPWKAAELAFQDASLSHVANGVYGEMWAAALISAAFTSNDASEAVKVSLSVVPPGSRLAEAIHAVLQLHKDGLDWDQALKQIQSLYGHYSWVHTVNNAALVVAGLLWGEGDYTRSVGLTVMGGWDTDSNGATVGSVAGILAGTAKLPSHLIDPLQDRVRSALFGFDNARISDLAERTFSLAVNGLK; encoded by the coding sequence ATGGCTGAACCGTCTCCCCACTTCCCCTCGACGGCATTTGATCCGCTCTCTGCCTGGGATCTTCTGCGCGATGAAATCCGTCAACGCCAGGAAACCGGCTATGACGTAGCTGATGTCGCCCGTCGGGCATCGACTGTAGATCCCCGGAACCGCCAACAGGTGCTGTTGCTCCTTGACGAGCTGGCGTCCCTTCAGCGATCAGCTGATTGGGACTACGCAGAACCCGAGGGGGTGGAAGCTATCCGGGAGTCCCTGCCTGCCGCTCCTCCCGTCACCGAGGCGGAATCCTCCACGTTGGCCGACAAGATCCATGCTGCCTGGCTCGGCCGCATCGCAGGCTGCAATCTCGGCAAGCCGGTGGAACTGGGCGACTACTGGACCTCGGACCACATCAAGGCCTACTTGCAGCTTGCCGGCGCTTACCCGCTCCGTGACTACGTGCCCGCGCTGGACCCCATGCCGACTGGTTTCGAGTTGCGTGAATGCTGGACTGAAACAACATTGGGCAACGTCAACGGCTCGTCCCGCGATGACGACATCGATTATTCGATCCTTGCCCTGCACCTGTTGGAAACACACGGCGCTGACCTGTCGCCCGAGCATGTGGCCGATGCCTGGACGGCCCTGTTGCCGCTGCGTCAAGTGTTCACTGCAGAACGAGCCGCGTACATCAATATCACCAATGGCCTGACGGGCCCGGACATTGCCAACTACCGCAACCCCTACCGTGAATGGATCGGCGCCCAAATCCGTGGTGATGTGTACGGATATGTTTTCCCCGGAGACCCGTGGAAGGCAGCCGAGCTGGCCTTCCAGGATGCCTCACTGTCACATGTGGCAAATGGGGTCTACGGCGAGATGTGGGCTGCTGCCCTCATCTCTGCCGCATTCACTTCCAACGATGCCAGCGAAGCCGTCAAGGTATCGCTGTCGGTGGTTCCGCCCGGATCCCGGCTTGCCGAGGCCATCCACGCTGTGCTGCAACTGCACAAGGATGGCCTTGATTGGGACCAGGCCCTGAAGCAAATCCAGTCACTGTATGGGCACTACTCCTGGGTGCACACGGTCAATAACGCGGCCCTGGTGGTCGCCGGACTCCTGTGGGGCGAAGGTGACTACACCCGATCGGTGGGACTGACTGTGATGGGCGGTTGGGATACCGATTCCAACGGCGCCACCGTCGGCTCCGTAGCCGGAATCCTCGCGGGAACGGCGAAGCTGCCCTCACACCTTATCGACCCCCTGCAGGACAGGGTCCGGTCCGCGCTGTTCGGCTTCGACAACGCACGGATCTCCGACCTCGCAGAGCGTACGTTCAGCCTGGCCGTCAACGGCCTGAAATAG
- a CDS encoding Gfo/Idh/MocA family protein — MTAPTTRVAFVGTGNIAGPYAQSLATHPELELVGVFDVMQDKAKEFAAAHSVDSYTDLDALSAARPDIVVNLTSAPYHYSTTKALLGHGLTVFSEKPLAMTATEAAELVDLAHTAGVRLSCAPSLWLGAASLETARRVRAGEIGDVRLVTAEVNQGRIETWHPNPDTFYQVGPVFDAGVYPLTYLTAVLGPIVEVTATSVSMLPERTTLSGETLQLSTPDGWVVVARFGNGAVLRLTCTFFVDSATIPRAVEFHGVDGSLRLDDWLRADAGIHRAEYARKFTELVPGESTADIDWCLGLADLAASIQEDRRHLVTAEHAAHVVEVLEAVKASAEAGTRIAVTSTFVSPLEASQPSNTPAFADN; from the coding sequence ATGACAGCTCCAACAACGCGCGTAGCCTTCGTAGGCACCGGTAATATTGCCGGGCCCTACGCCCAAAGCCTGGCCACGCATCCCGAGCTTGAGCTCGTGGGCGTCTTCGACGTCATGCAGGACAAGGCGAAAGAGTTCGCGGCAGCTCACAGCGTGGACAGCTACACAGATCTGGATGCGTTGTCTGCAGCACGTCCGGACATCGTGGTAAACCTGACCAGCGCTCCCTACCACTACTCCACCACCAAGGCACTGCTCGGTCACGGCCTGACCGTGTTCAGCGAGAAGCCGCTGGCCATGACGGCAACCGAAGCTGCTGAACTGGTGGACCTTGCCCACACGGCTGGTGTCCGGCTCTCCTGCGCCCCTTCACTGTGGCTGGGTGCAGCCAGCCTGGAGACCGCGCGGAGGGTACGCGCGGGAGAAATCGGCGATGTCCGCCTGGTCACTGCCGAGGTTAACCAGGGCAGGATCGAAACCTGGCACCCGAACCCGGACACTTTTTACCAGGTAGGGCCCGTGTTCGACGCCGGCGTCTACCCCCTGACGTACCTCACCGCGGTTTTGGGTCCCATCGTCGAGGTCACTGCCACTTCGGTGAGTATGCTCCCGGAGCGCACTACCCTCTCGGGCGAAACGCTGCAGTTGAGCACTCCGGACGGATGGGTGGTTGTTGCACGTTTTGGCAACGGTGCCGTCCTGCGTTTGACCTGTACTTTCTTTGTTGACTCCGCAACTATTCCCCGTGCCGTGGAGTTCCATGGCGTGGACGGTTCGCTTCGGCTCGATGACTGGTTGCGGGCGGACGCGGGCATTCACCGCGCAGAGTACGCCCGGAAGTTTACCGAGCTGGTGCCGGGCGAGAGCACCGCGGACATTGACTGGTGCCTGGGGCTGGCTGACCTTGCCGCGTCCATCCAGGAAGACCGCCGGCACCTGGTCACGGCAGAGCATGCCGCCCACGTGGTGGAAGTCCTTGAAGCAGTCAAGGCGTCCGCCGAGGCCGGTACCCGCATTGCCGTGACGTCCACGTTCGTTTCCCCGCTTGAAGCAAGCCAGCCCTCCAACACTCCCGCCTTCGCGGACAACTGA
- a CDS encoding sugar phosphate isomerase/epimerase family protein, with product MTSTETYELSYMGANLVAQQLAWNMTEGWMQGDDAANAYYRPVETFEERFGAFVDLAVEAGFKTIDVWTGQLNWTWATDAHLSAARRVLDARGVQVASYAGSFGKTADDFQRVCDVAAALNTTILGGICEALAQDREGVLEILRRTGRILALENHPEKTPAEILARIGDDHDVLGTAVDTGWWGTQGYSAADAIRELGATVKHVHLKDIKAEGAHESCALGDGVVPIEGCLKEMAAIGYNGPVSIEHEPDTYDPTPEVIESKRRVLAWTS from the coding sequence ATGACGAGCACAGAGACGTACGAGTTGTCCTATATGGGCGCCAACCTCGTTGCCCAACAGCTTGCCTGGAACATGACCGAAGGCTGGATGCAGGGTGACGATGCTGCCAACGCCTACTACCGTCCGGTGGAGACGTTCGAAGAGCGTTTCGGAGCGTTTGTCGACCTCGCGGTCGAAGCGGGCTTTAAGACCATCGATGTCTGGACAGGCCAGTTGAACTGGACCTGGGCCACTGATGCCCATCTCTCTGCAGCACGCCGGGTACTTGATGCCCGGGGCGTTCAGGTTGCCAGCTACGCGGGAAGCTTCGGCAAGACCGCAGATGACTTCCAGCGCGTGTGCGACGTCGCCGCGGCCCTGAACACCACCATCCTCGGGGGAATATGTGAAGCATTGGCCCAGGACCGCGAGGGAGTGCTGGAGATCCTTCGCCGCACAGGCCGCATTCTCGCCCTTGAAAACCACCCCGAGAAAACGCCCGCGGAAATCCTTGCGAGGATCGGCGATGACCATGACGTCCTGGGCACTGCAGTGGACACCGGCTGGTGGGGTACCCAGGGTTACAGCGCTGCCGACGCCATCCGCGAACTGGGTGCTACGGTGAAGCACGTCCATCTCAAGGACATCAAGGCCGAGGGCGCTCACGAGTCGTGCGCACTGGGCGACGGAGTGGTTCCCATTGAGGGTTGCTTGAAGGAAATGGCCGCCATTGGCTACAACGGCCCGGTTAGCATCGAGCACGAGCCCGACACCTACGACCCCACTCCGGAGGTCATTGAGAGTAAGCGCCGGGTTCTCGCTTGGACTAGCTGA
- a CDS encoding YhfZ family protein, with product MGKSIDAVSVLANAALSLPLGAQVPTTAELARMAGTGAGTVQAALRTLELSGAIQTSSHGSSGRRLTAKVLPDLWAASGRGILTGVLPLPDTREFTGLATGLSEAAERAGIPLQLLFRQGSAVRLRFLESKRVDFTVASAAVAHSIGEQTTSLTLGPHTFYRKQSVVVITRTGQEVGIPARVPVDRNSTDHVTLTQREFPNAEMVDTPYAFIPESVVNGNFDAAVWHQSNSSPLLVAAGIRIHALQHPPTSDNEALDRASIIWGSHDAAVGGIITGLFDPATLETIQKEVMDGRRIPQF from the coding sequence ATGGGGAAGTCGATTGACGCTGTCAGCGTCCTGGCCAACGCGGCGCTTTCGCTGCCGCTGGGCGCGCAGGTTCCGACCACTGCGGAGCTGGCCCGCATGGCCGGCACCGGAGCGGGAACTGTACAGGCAGCGCTGCGAACCCTTGAACTGTCAGGCGCTATCCAGACCTCCTCACACGGGAGCTCGGGGAGGCGCCTGACGGCCAAGGTTCTTCCTGACCTTTGGGCTGCAAGTGGCCGCGGCATCCTGACCGGAGTCCTGCCGCTGCCCGACACCCGCGAGTTCACCGGCCTTGCCACCGGATTGAGCGAGGCGGCCGAGCGCGCAGGCATACCTCTTCAGCTTCTCTTCCGGCAAGGCAGCGCGGTCCGTCTTCGCTTCCTGGAAAGCAAGCGGGTGGATTTCACAGTGGCGTCGGCCGCCGTCGCCCATTCGATCGGCGAGCAGACCACCAGCCTTACCTTGGGCCCCCACACCTTCTACCGTAAACAGTCCGTGGTGGTGATCACCCGCACGGGCCAGGAGGTGGGGATCCCTGCCCGGGTTCCCGTGGACCGAAACTCCACTGACCATGTGACCCTCACGCAGCGTGAGTTTCCCAACGCTGAGATGGTGGATACTCCCTATGCCTTCATTCCCGAATCAGTAGTCAACGGAAACTTTGACGCCGCAGTCTGGCATCAATCAAATTCCAGCCCGCTGCTGGTGGCCGCCGGCATCCGGATCCACGCCCTGCAACACCCGCCCACCTCGGACAATGAAGCCCTCGATAGGGCTTCGATCATCTGGGGCAGCCATGATGCGGCTGTGGGCGGAATCATCACGGGGCTCTTCGACCCCGCAACCTTGGAAACAATTCAAAAGGAAGTCATGGATGGACGCCGCATCCCCCAGTTCTAA
- a CDS encoding Gfo/Idh/MocA family protein: MDAASPSSKQIDPWRIAVVGFDHMHAGDQISVIKDHPRAMLVGAWDSNPDRMQQVCAELEVPPHLQYGDLDALIAETAPQIAVVCSTTADHRRYVDYFVERGIHVLLEKPLASTVNDARAIVGAAASAPGVLVGVNWPLAWYPVHRTARRLISEGVIGSVLEVHYYDGNRGPLFHTHGKHEVDDAEVAKAKASTWWYSAAEGGGSLRDYLGYGATLATWFRDGELPTDVTARTHISPGDEVDEQSVVIASYRSGLSTFQTRWGTFTDPWTHQPYPRCGFVIVGSAGTIASFDYAEAVQVQDNAHPEGQAIPVDELAPGDTGGVPNLIHALDHGLPLEGPVSLEVSMAGHLIVEAAAQSAADQTPVRLDTL, from the coding sequence ATGGACGCCGCATCCCCCAGTTCTAAGCAGATCGATCCCTGGCGCATCGCCGTGGTCGGATTCGACCATATGCACGCCGGCGATCAGATCAGCGTTATCAAAGACCATCCCCGCGCCATGTTGGTGGGAGCCTGGGACAGCAACCCGGACCGAATGCAGCAGGTGTGCGCGGAACTCGAGGTCCCGCCCCACCTTCAATACGGTGACCTGGACGCCCTCATCGCAGAGACAGCTCCGCAGATCGCCGTGGTCTGCTCCACAACGGCGGACCATCGCCGGTACGTGGACTACTTTGTGGAGCGGGGGATCCACGTGCTCCTCGAGAAGCCCTTGGCGTCCACCGTGAACGACGCCAGGGCAATCGTGGGTGCGGCAGCCTCGGCTCCGGGCGTCCTGGTGGGGGTCAATTGGCCGCTGGCGTGGTACCCCGTCCACAGAACAGCGCGCCGCCTTATCAGCGAAGGCGTGATCGGTTCCGTTCTCGAAGTGCATTACTACGACGGCAACAGGGGCCCTTTGTTCCACACCCATGGCAAGCATGAGGTGGACGACGCAGAGGTCGCCAAGGCGAAAGCTTCAACGTGGTGGTACTCGGCCGCTGAAGGCGGTGGTTCCCTGCGTGATTACCTCGGCTACGGCGCTACTCTTGCTACCTGGTTCCGTGACGGCGAACTTCCCACGGATGTTACGGCCCGCACCCACATCAGCCCCGGGGATGAGGTGGACGAACAGTCGGTGGTGATTGCTTCCTATCGCTCAGGCTTGTCCACCTTCCAGACCCGTTGGGGCACTTTCACCGACCCGTGGACCCACCAGCCCTATCCACGCTGCGGCTTCGTGATCGTCGGCAGCGCCGGAACCATCGCCAGTTTCGACTACGCCGAAGCCGTCCAGGTTCAGGACAACGCGCATCCTGAGGGACAGGCCATTCCGGTGGACGAGCTTGCACCGGGTGATACCGGCGGAGTGCCCAACCTGATCCACGCATTGGATCACGGGCTGCCTCTGGAGGGCCCGGTGTCGCTGGAAGTCAGCATGGCGGGCCACCTGATTGTCGAAGCAGCTGCTCAAAGCGCGGCTGATCAGACGCCGGTTCGATTGGACACACTGTGA